The Plasmodium berghei ANKA genome assembly, chromosome: 8 genome has a segment encoding these proteins:
- a CDS encoding 60S ribosomal protein L37, putative: protein MGKAGKGTGSFGKRNGKSHFLCLRCGKRSYHLQKKRCASCGYPDAKKRRFNWSVKAKRRNTIGTGRCRYIKTLRRKLKNKFSEGSTPKPKQR, encoded by the coding sequence ggTAAAGCTGGAAAAGGTACAGGGTCATTTGGTAAGAGAAATGGAAAAAGTCATTTCCTTTGCTTAAGATGTGGAAAACGAAGTTAtcatttacaaaaaaaaagatgtGCTTCATGCGGATATCCAGATGCTAAGAAAAGAAGATTTAACTGGTCAGTAAAAGcaaaaagaagaaatacAATTGGTACTGGACGATGCagatatattaaaactTTGAGAAGaaaactaaaaaataaattttctgAGGGAAGTACCCCTAAACCCAAACAAAGATAA